Within Rothia sp. ZJ932, the genomic segment TCATATCTTCGATGTACCTACATAGTAAGCTCTGCCCGCAGTAAACAAAGGGAGGATTTTAAAAGTCGGTACTTAAGTACCGACTTTTCTCAGCCTGGTAAAGAACACGGTTAGAAAGAGCTATACTCCCCTAACTATGACCCGCGCCTCACCCTGCTATTCTCAAATTACCACTACAACCACCAAGAAACCCACCCCATGAGCAGTCTTCTCAGCAACCTTAAACAGCTCACTCATACCGCCGCACCCCAATACATCCATCTCCTAGCCCTCGGCGGTGGCGTCCTCTTCTGTGCCCTCGAAATCAGCTTCCACCTCACTTACTTCAATACCCCCTACGGTATACGAGCCATCATTCTCAGCGCCCACTACCTCGCCTGGGGAACCCTCTTCTACAAATGCAGCAAACTCTCAGCCTGGGCATATTGGTCAACACTGCTCTTCGGGTCCATCATCTTCGTCACCTACTCCGACTACTACGCCTTCTTCGCACTCGCAGCCTACCCCCTCACCGTAGCCTTCAGCTCAACCAGGCAAAACATCATCAACCTCATCATTCTCTGTGCCGCCCTCACAGATGACATCCACGGAACCACCCCCTTCAACACCGTTGCCTTCATCACCATCAGCACAATAGTATTCTTTTTTCCCCCCTAGTGATCCGCCTGCACTGGGAACGCACCATCCTAGAAACCCAAAAACGAAAAGCCCAACAAGAACAAAGCAGAAGAACAAAACAGGGAACTTGCCAGAGAACTCCACGACGGTCTCGCCCGCCATATCAGCGCACTCACCCTACAAGCCAACAAAGCCGCCATAGAAACCCCAGATGCAGTCACCAAAAACGAACTGCTCAACGCCATCAGCCTACAATCACGAGACGCCCTCCACCGCATGATGCGCACCCTACGCAACGAACAAGACCTCACCCAAAAACCACACCTCACCAACACAGAAATAGACCTTCAAAGCACCCTCAAAGGAGCCCTTGAAAAACTAACTCTTGAAGGCTTCACCATCACCGGCAGCCAGGCAGACCTCACACAGATTCCCGATAGCCTTGCCCCCAGTCCTGCGCATGATCAACGAACTCGCCTTCAACATCAGCAAATACGCTCCACCGGGAAGCACGGTTGAATTCTCAACCCACCTCGAAAAATCCACGCTCACCGTACACAGCAAAAACACCCTGCAAAGAAAAAACACACCCGGCGCAGACTACGGGCTAGCCGGAGTCACCGAACGCATCAATGCCCTTGGCGGAACCATCAACATCCACAAGAAAAAACTGCGAAATCACCATCTACCTCCCCCCTCTAAAAAGGAAAAGACCATGACACCAAAAATCAGGGTTGCAGTCATCGACGACGTACCCGAAGCCCTCGCCTTCTACATCACCTGCTGCCCAGACACACTAGAACTCATAGACCAAGCCAGCAACGGCGTGCAAGCTGTAGAGCTTGCCCATACGCTTCACCCCGACGTCGTCCTCATGGACGGCGTGGAAGCCAGCAAAATCATTCTTACCGAACTGCCGGACACAAAAATTATCGCCATCAGTATCTTCCACTCCAACGACTACGTAGTGCCCGCACTACAAACTGGAGTACATGGCTACCTGCTCAAAGACTCCCTACCAGAAGAGGTCTACACCGCTATTATTTTGGTAGGACGAGGTTGCTCCGCAGTAGACGCCAGGGCAATAAGCAACCTTGTAGCATCGCTACCTAACCCTGTAGAAGGGCCAGACGAGATGTGGGCGTCGTTCACAGACACCGAAAAAAGAGTGACAGCTGCCCTCTGCAACGGCATGAGCAACAAGGAAATCTCTCTACATACCGGCTACGCAGAGTCAACCGTCAAAAATACGCTGGTGCATGTGATGGACAAGCTCGGCGTCAATAGCCGCCTGCAAATCGCCATTGAGGCGGGCAAGCATCGCTTCCCCACACAGTAAATTTTGTCATCGGAGGCAAGAATACGAGAGCATGCTCAGGCTTCCTTGCGGCTACATCCTGGGACTCAGCAGGAACCTCTGCGACAGAAGCGTTAGAAGACTTAACCTTCGCCACCAGGTCAGCGTTGGTAGCTACAACCTTCTTCTTAGGCTTCTTCGGCGCATCAGTTTTCTCTGCCCTTAGGCATCGCGGCAATGCAAAACCCCACCTGCCGCAACCCCACTGGTTTGCCCAGTACGCAGCTGATATTCAGGACGCCGACCCCACCTCAACCCTGAACCTCTACCGCGCAGCTTTGCGCCTGCGCACAGAACTTCAGACCGATGAAGAACTTGAGTGGCTAGAAACCGGCAATGACAAGGTGCTTGCCTTCCGCCGTCCCAACGGCTGGGTGAACATCACCAACTTCGGCAATAATCCCGTCGACCTGTCGGATGGCGACGTACTACTCACCAGCTCACCTTTGCGCGAAGGTCAGCTGAACGGCGCGTCCACCGCATGGATGAAAAAATAAACAGTAATCTCTAGATCTGGCTTAAGCCACCTCAACGTTAAAACGCCCCGGTGCTCACCGCACTGGTTCATCAGATACGGTGAGCACCGGGGTATTACTGCGCGCTAGATACTTTTACTATGCGCGGCTAATAACAACTTTCACCGCGTCGTGCTCAGCAGCATTGCTAAAGAGGTCATATGCCTCCTCAAACTGATCAAAGGTGAAGTAATGAGTAGCCATAGCCTTCGCATCGAGGCGACCAGCTTTGACCATGTTCAGCAAAATATCCACCGATGAGCAAGAAACAAGACCGGTCGCGATGCTGATATTAGAAATCCACAGTTTATTCAGGGGCAGCTCAACAGCTTTGCCGTGAACTCCAGCGTTAGCGACAGCACCGAAAGGACGCACCACGTTCAAGCATGTCTCAAAAGTTACGGGAATACCCACCGCCTCAATGGCGACATCTACACCCAGCCCGTCGTTGGAAAGAGCCTTAATCTGTTCAACAGCGTCAGCATCTGACGCATTGACCTTATCGGTGGCGCCTAGCTCCAATGCCTTGTTCATACGGTTGTCATCCATATCAACAGTAATCACGCGTCCAGCGCCTGCCAGCTTGGCGGTCATAATTGCGCCAAGACCTACAGGACCCGCGCCAATGACTGCCACAGTATCGCCCGGTTTTGTGTTGCCGTTTTCAATACCAATCTCAAAACCGGTGGGCAAGGCGTCAGTGAGGTAAAGAACCTCATCGTCGCTCAGCCCCTCGGGGACGCGGTGTACCGAGGTTTCAGCGAAGGGCACACGCACGTACTCAGCTTGGGTACCGTCAATCATGTAACCGAAAATCCAGCCGACGCCCCAGGGATTTGACTGGCAGTGAGCCGCCTGGTTCTTCTTGCAGTAGGAACACTTGCCGCAGTTGGTCACCGCGGGAATAATAATGCGATCGCCCACCTTCAAATCGGTGACAGAAGCACCCACCTCAGTAATAGTACCCACCGCTTCGTGCCCCAGAATGCGTCCGCTCTCCACCTCAGGCACATCGCCTTTAAGAATATGCAAATCAGTACCGCAAATAGTGGTGGTATCAACGCGAGCAATAACATCAGTGGGATTAATAATCTGCGGGTCAGATACTTCTTCCCATCGACGCTGACCGGGACCGTGGTAAACAAGTGCTTTCATGAGACTGCATCTCCTCACGCCTTCTCGCACTGCTGTGTGCGATATCTGTCTGCTGTAGTGGAATAAAAAACCTTCCACCATCAGTCTACGCAGGGGGTGATATAGGGTACAAATAACCTATACGGCTTGGCATTCTCAAGGCTTAAGGTACAGAAAAACTACCGCCTCAAAGCAAAGATACCGCCTACGGTGGATCAATGAATTTCACCCCTTAGACGGTACTTTTTATCACCTCAATGGCTTAGGGTTCAAACTTGTACCCCAACCCGCGCACCGTCACCACATAGCGGGGATCTGACGGGTCGGGTTCAACCTTAGAACGCAGACGCTTAATATGAACGTCAAGGGTTTTAGTATCACCCACATAATCAGTACCCCATACCCGGTCAATCAGCTGGGAACGAGTGAGCACGCGTCCTGCATTACGCAAAAGCATTTCAAGCAGTTCGAACTCTTTTAGCGGCATTGAAACAGGCTGACCCAAAACGGTCACCACGTGGCGCTCAATGTCCATGCGAACAGGTCCACTCTCAATTGCTGAATCTGCAACGTCCTCAAGATCGCCGCGGCGGCGCAACACCGCGCGGATACGAGCAATCAATTCACGCGCGGAATAAGGCTTAGTCACATAATCATCGGCGCCAAGCTCTAGACCCACAACCTTATCAATTTCTGAATCCTTAGCAGTCAGCATGATAATCGGCACCGTTGAAGTAAAGCGGATTTGTTTACAGACCTCCATGCCAGACTGCCCCGGCAACATCACATCAAGCAACACCAGATCAGCGCCGTTGCGTTCGAACTCAGTGACAGCATCAATACCGTTATCAATCACCTGCACCTCGAAGCCCTCTCGTCCTAACAAAAAGGCAAGAGGCTCACTCAACGATTCTTCGTCCTCAACTACAAGAATTCTGGTCACTGTCTTTTTCTCCTGAAGATGTAAGGTGGCTGCCTAAGATTCAGTCTATTGTAGGTCTGCAAAAACTTATAGGGTCGCTTGTTCGAGCAACTCTTGTTCGGTCTGCTCATCAACGGCAGGTAAGGTCAACGTGAAGGTTGAACCCTGGCCAGGCACCGACCACAGACTGATATCGCCGCTGTGCTGAGCCATCACATGTTTGACGATGCTCAAGCCCAGACCGGTGCCACCCGTTTGGCGCGATCGCGCCGGATCTACCCGGTAGAAGCGTTCAAAAATGCGGTCTTGCTCGTCCTCGGGGATGCCCTGCCCCTGATCCTTGACGGACACCTTGATGACGCTATCGCGGCAGCTCACGCCGATACCGACCTTCGTGTTCTCGGGTGAGTAACGGATGGCATTTTCAATAAGATTTCGCACAGCAGTGCCCAGCAGTTCTCGATCACCGTAAGCGGGACGCTCGGTACTGCCACCCACCTGCAGCTGAATATTTTTGTCTTCCGCTGTCAGTTTATTGCGATCGACCGCTTCGGCAACGATAGTGTTCATATCTACTAGCTGAGACTGGCTCACAACATCAGTTGATTGCAGACGAGATAGCTCAATAATGTCTTGAACCATGGCGCTGAGGCGCTTAGATTCTTTAAGAAGTTTCTGCGTAAAGTGGGCAACGGCTTCGGGATCATCTGCCGAGGATTCAATTGCCTCACCCATAAGACTAATAGCACCCACGGGCGTTTTAAGTTCGTGGGAAACATTCGCCACAAAGTCGCTGCGCACCGCCTGAGCACGGGCGATTTCGGTGCGGTCATCTGCCAGTACCAAAATGTATTCATCGCCCACCGGAGCAACTCGCAAATCAATCACCAACTGGTTGCGTTTACTCGGCCCCCCGCGCATGAGGTGAATTTCGCGCTCCTGAATAATACCCTTAGCGCGAACCTTATGCACCATCTTCAACAGATCATCAGAAATAAGAGTGTGCCCGCGCACCAGCCCCATCGCATAAGCACCCGGAGACGCCTGCACAACCCCATCAACCGCGTCCACCACAACGTAGGCACGACCAATCACCGCCAAGACCTCGGCGGCACCATCACTGAGCGTCGGTTCTTCAACGTCTGCCCAACCTGCTCTCTCGCGGTCACTCAAACGCACCGCCCACAGGCTCACAAAGCCAAGAACCAGCCCAATAAAACCTGAAATTACAGCAAGAAAGGTTGGATTCACCCCTCCAGCTTATGCCCTACTGTCGCTGCAACCTAAAGAAAACCCTGCCCAAAACTGCGCGGTTCAACTAACGTTCACTTTCAGACACCTTAGCGTTCACAAGAATCTGACAAACTTAGAGACGATAGCACTACATGTAGCACTGTGCCCTCTTACAGTGATGAGGGTACACAACAATGGACCGAAGAAAGGACGCTTTACGGTGCGGAAAGTCTTCCGAGCAGAACTGCAGCAGGTGGGCGAAGAGATGGTGCAAATTGCCACCCTCGTTGAAGAAGCTCTCGCGAACGCCTCACACTCCTTCTTAAATGCTGATGTTCAAGAAGCTGAAGAGGTTATTTCAAATGACGCGCGCATTGACTTCTTGCAGAATCAGCTAGACGAGCGTTCAATTGACATTCTGGCTTTGCAGAGCCCGGTTGCTTCTGACCTACGCATGATTGTTGGCGCGCTGCGCATGAGCTCTTCTCTTGAACGTATGGGTGATCTGGCTCGCCACATTGCGCAGATTGCTCGTATGCGTTTTCCTGACCATGCGGTCCCCGCTTCCATTGAACCCGTGTTTGAAGAGATGATTGAACACGACAAGATCATCATCGCTAAGGTCATTGAGCTACTTGAAACCCGCAACCTTGAGCATGTAGACGCTATTTCCCGCTCAAAGGTACGCATCAATGAGCTACACCGCAAAGTATTCGATATTTTGGCGTCTGACGAGTGGCAGGAAACCGCCCAGGTAACCGTCGACGCCACCCTCGCTTCACGCTACCTGGAGCGTTTTGGCGACCACGGCGTTTCGGTTGCTCGCAAAGTAACCTACCTCGTCACCGGCGACTGGAATATTTCCTCTTAGCCACCTTGCGCCCGCCTACTAAAGGTTGGGGCAGAAACTATGCAGAAAGATGTAGGCAACTCCCGCGGTTGCTACTTTCTCCTGAGGGTTTCTGCCCCATTTTGTTTTAAAACAGTCGGTGTTTCATGTGGTCCTCTGCGTATTCGCCTCTAATATCCAATTGATAACGATTCTCATTATTGCCACAGGGCTCATAGCACTCCCCCGACCCCTTTCAGTCGCAGTGCTAGGCGCATTCATTATGACCGGCGCAGGCATCCCAGCCACCCACGCAACCACCGGCAAGGAAAAGCTGACCCACCCTACAACGTCCAGTTGCACATTAACTACGAAAACCAAAAACCCACCCGTTACACCGGCACCGCACTCAAGGAGCAGTGGATTCCCGCCACCACCCGCTGTACTGTGGGAGCTGCCGATACAGCAACTAACGTTTCCTACTCCAAAGACAAAAACGACCTGGGGAACGCGCACACTTCTGCCGAAATCATCAAAGCGTCAGGAACAGAGCTTTCCCTCATCAAGCTCAACACACCCCACGAGCTAACCGCTTACCCCGCGTAGCCACCGACCACTCTTTCTCTAAAGGAGAGCGCGGCTTCATCTACGGTTACGGACGCGGTTTTGGCGGCGAAGAAGTAGATTGGTCTGGCAGCTACGGGTGCTAGCATCACCGCCATCCTCGCACTGGGCGCGTTAGCAGTCATCGGCGGCACCGTACCCCTGCTACGCTCGCGCAAAACCAGCTAGCATCAAAGCGCACGTGAAGAGATAAAATCTTTCCTCACACGCCTATGAAAAGAGCCTGACCCACTTGAAAAATTCAGGTGGGGCAGGCTCTAGTTTTTACTCAAAAACTTCTTTACTTCTTGCCCTGGTTAGCAACAGCCTTGATAGCATCCGCTGCTGCCTCGGGGTCAAGGTACTCACCGGCAGCTACGGGCTTGAAGTTCTCATCCAGCTCGTAGTAGAGGGGAATACCGGTGGGAATATTCACGCCCACGATATCCTCATCTGAGATGCCTTCGAGGTTCTTCACCAGTGCGCGCAGTGAGTTACCGTGCGCAGCGATCAGAACGGTCTTGCCAGCTTCGAGATCAGGCTTAACGTCTGACTCCCAGTAAGGCAACATGCGCTCAAGAACGTCCTTGAGGCACTCGGTCTTAGGAGCGTTCTCAAGATCAGCGTAACGAGGATCGTTAGCCTGTGAGAACTCGTCGTTATCGTCGATGGCAGGAGGCGGCACATCGTAAGAACGACGCCAGGTCATGAACTGCTCTTCACCGTACTTCTCAAGGGTTTCAGCTTTGTCTTTGCCCTGCAAAGCACCGTAGTGACGCTCATTCAGACGCCAGTTACGCTTGACGGGAATCCACAGACGATCTGCGGCGTCCAGAGCGAGGTTAGCAGTGTTGATAGCACGACGCTGCAGTGACGTGTGAACAACGTCGGGCAGGATGCCGCGATCTTTGAGCAGCTCACCGCCGCGCTTAGCTTCAGCTTCACCCTTTTCGGTCAAGCGTACATCAACCCAACCGGTGAAAAGGTTCTTTTCGTTCCATTCTGACTGTCCGTGACGGAGCAATACCAATTTATAAGTCATGACTCTATTCTCTCACTTAAAGCCCACCTGTTGGAAGCTAAACCAACCTTAAATCCAAAGAAAAACAACATTGCGTAAGAATGGCGACTGGCTACCGACCCGCGTCCGGCTCTCAGCCTCTTGCCTCCCTCTCCCCGGGGGGGTGACCACGAAAAGTAACGGTGACCGCACATTTCGTGGTCAGCACTACTTCTGGCGGTCACCTCTGACTTCTCGTGGTCACCCCTGGTGGGGCGGGCACAGAAAACCCGCCCTCCTCAAGGAGAGCGGGCATTCAGTCACGATGTCAGAAAGATATTAACGACGGCGTATCGCCACAGCAGGACGCACATCTGCCAAGAAAACACCGGCAGCAGTCACAGCAATCAACACAATAAACAGTGAGGAACGCGCACCCAAATAGACCGTATAAAGGTTAAACACGAGCGCAAGAGCACTGGCGGTAGCCACAGCTACCCAAAACCCCTTAGTGCGCTTGAAGGCAGATTCATAGGCGTAGGAGCTAGCTCGTACCGCCTCTACCAGAGCGAAAACACCCACCGCTGTAAAAACAACAGCAAGCGCAAGGTCAATACCAAAGCGGGCTATAAGAAAAAATTCAAGAGGACTCACGGGTTCTAGTCTAGCCTTTACTTCTCAAGCACAGAAAGTGCCTGCACAAAATCTTGGTAGAGATCTTCTGCGTCCTCAATGCCCACTGACAGGCGCAGCATCGATTCGGGAATAGAAACAGGCTCAGCCCTATGACGGCGACGGCGCTCAACCAGCGACTCGACTCCACCGAGGGAGGTTGCGTGAGTCCAGAGTTTCATGGTGCGTGAGACCTCGTCGGTTTGCTCCGCTGTAGCGTCGAGAGTGACCGCTAGAATCGACCCGAAGTTTTTCATCTGGGCGGACGCACGCTCGTAACCGGGGTCGGTGGTAAGACCGGGGTAGCGCACAGCCACAACGCGAGAGTGTTCTTGAAGGCGCTTAGCGAGGTAAAGAGCTGTTTCTGATGATTGTTTGACGCGCAGACCCAGGGTGCGAATACCGCGCAGACCCAACCATGCTTCAAAGGGGCCCGCGATAGCACCGTTGGTTGTACGGTGGGCGTACATGGCGGCTCGCAACTGCTCATTCGAGGTGACGCTGATACCCAGAAGCACATCGGAATGCCCAGAAATAGCTTTGGTTGCAGAGTGCACCACCACATCAGCGCCCATCGCCAGCGGGTTCTGCCCCAGTGGGGTCGCAAAAGTGTTATCAACCGCTGAGACCACGCCCAGGCGTCGTGCCGCTGCTAAGAGCACAGGAAGGTCAGCGACCTCCATCATGGGGTTGGTGGGGCTTTCAATCCACAGCAAGACCTGAGGGGCCGCATAATTGACGGTTTCAGGGCTCAAGTTGTAACTAGCTGCAACCTCCTCAAGAGTTGCCACCGTGGCGTCCGTATCTTCAATATCAAAACGAATGACCCGGGCGATACCGC encodes:
- a CDS encoding response regulator; protein product: MKASPSPAARQTSHRFPIALPPVLRMINELAFNISKYAPPGSTVEFSTHLEKSTLTVHSKNTLQRKNTPGADYGLAGVTERINALGGTINIHKKKLRNHHLPPPSKKEKTMTPKIRVAVIDDVPEALAFYITCCPDTLELIDQASNGVQAVELAHTLHPDVVLMDGVEASKIILTELPDTKIIAISIFHSNDYVVPALQTGVHGYLLKDSLPEEVYTAIILVGRGCSAVDARAISNLVASLPNPVEGPDEMWASFTDTEKRVTAALCNGMSNKEISLHTGYAESTVKNTLVHVMDKLGVNSRLQIAIEAGKHRFPTQ
- a CDS encoding alcohol dehydrogenase catalytic domain-containing protein — protein: MKALVYHGPGQRRWEEVSDPQIINPTDVIARVDTTTICGTDLHILKGDVPEVESGRILGHEAVGTITEVGASVTDLKVGDRIIIPAVTNCGKCSYCKKNQAAHCQSNPWGVGWIFGYMIDGTQAEYVRVPFAETSVHRVPEGLSDDEVLYLTDALPTGFEIGIENGNTKPGDTVAVIGAGPVGLGAIMTAKLAGAGRVITVDMDDNRMNKALELGATDKVNASDADAVEQIKALSNDGLGVDVAIEAVGIPVTFETCLNVVRPFGAVANAGVHGKAVELPLNKLWISNISIATGLVSCSSVDILLNMVKAGRLDAKAMATHYFTFDQFEEAYDLFSNAAEHDAVKVVISRA
- a CDS encoding response regulator transcription factor translates to MTRILVVEDEESLSEPLAFLLGREGFEVQVIDNGIDAVTEFERNGADLVLLDVMLPGQSGMEVCKQIRFTSTVPIIMLTAKDSEIDKVVGLELGADDYVTKPYSARELIARIRAVLRRRGDLEDVADSAIESGPVRMDIERHVVTVLGQPVSMPLKEFELLEMLLRNAGRVLTRSQLIDRVWGTDYVGDTKTLDVHIKRLRSKVEPDPSDPRYVVTVRGLGYKFEP
- a CDS encoding cell wall metabolism sensor histidine kinase WalK, which codes for MNPTFLAVISGFIGLVLGFVSLWAVRLSDRERAGWADVEEPTLSDGAAEVLAVIGRAYVVVDAVDGVVQASPGAYAMGLVRGHTLISDDLLKMVHKVRAKGIIQEREIHLMRGGPSKRNQLVIDLRVAPVGDEYILVLADDRTEIARAQAVRSDFVANVSHELKTPVGAISLMGEAIESSADDPEAVAHFTQKLLKESKRLSAMVQDIIELSRLQSTDVVSQSQLVDMNTIVAEAVDRNKLTAEDKNIQLQVGGSTERPAYGDRELLGTAVRNLIENAIRYSPENTKVGIGVSCRDSVIKVSVKDQGQGIPEDEQDRIFERFYRVDPARSRQTGGTGLGLSIVKHVMAQHSGDISLWSVPGQGSTFTLTLPAVDEQTEQELLEQATL
- the phoU gene encoding phosphate signaling complex protein PhoU encodes the protein MRKVFRAELQQVGEEMVQIATLVEEALANASHSFLNADVQEAEEVISNDARIDFLQNQLDERSIDILALQSPVASDLRMIVGALRMSSSLERMGDLARHIAQIARMRFPDHAVPASIEPVFEEMIEHDKIIIAKVIELLETRNLEHVDAISRSKVRINELHRKVFDILASDEWQETAQVTVDATLASRYLERFGDHGVSVARKVTYLVTGDWNISS
- a CDS encoding phosphoglyceromutase, which gives rise to MTYKLVLLRHGQSEWNEKNLFTGWVDVRLTEKGEAEAKRGGELLKDRGILPDVVHTSLQRRAINTANLALDAADRLWIPVKRNWRLNERHYGALQGKDKAETLEKYGEEQFMTWRRSYDVPPPAIDDNDEFSQANDPRYADLENAPKTECLKDVLERMLPYWESDVKPDLEAGKTVLIAAHGNSLRALVKNLEGISDEDIVGVNIPTGIPLYYELDENFKPVAAGEYLDPEAAADAIKAVANQGKK
- a CDS encoding DUF2516 family protein produces the protein MSPLEFFLIARFGIDLALAVVFTAVGVFALVEAVRASSYAYESAFKRTKGFWVAVATASALALVFNLYTVYLGARSSLFIVLIAVTAAGVFLADVRPAVAIRRR
- a CDS encoding PLP-dependent aspartate aminotransferase family protein, which encodes MTEHDAHFSPLTCVVAGGRPPHEQNAPVNPPIEMTSTYYQVGPSDINTYARFTNQSWEGLEEVVADLEGASLPGLVFASGMAAIAAIQDLVPAGSTLLIPAHAYMASVTLAKTLEARGIARVIRFDIEDTDATVATLEEVAASYNLSPETVNYAAPQVLLWIESPTNPMMEVADLPVLLAAARRLGVVSAVDNTFATPLGQNPLAMGADVVVHSATKAISGHSDVLLGISVTSNEQLRAAMYAHRTTNGAIAGPFEAWLGLRGIRTLGLRVKQSSETALYLAKRLQEHSRVVAVRYPGLTTDPGYERASAQMKNFGSILAVTLDATAEQTDEVSRTMKLWTHATSLGGVESLVERRRRHRAEPVSIPESMLRLSVGIEDAEDLYQDFVQALSVLEK